The Bacillota bacterium LX-D genome contains a region encoding:
- the ylbJ gene encoding sporulation integral membrane protein YlbJ: protein MNLSAPSRKKMFFILLCKIIFILTFIIAMLFYPQAVFQAALRGLDAWWRIVFPALLPFFVVSEMLMALGIVHFLGVLLEPIMRPLFNVPGSGAFVVAVGYTSGAPIGAALTSQLREKNLCTKTEAERLISFTSNASPLFMFSAVAVGMFNHPELGIVIAGAHYLANLVMGIILRFYNCNGKELSTVPSVRGSIIKSAFQALEKAYQADGRTIGKLLGDAIRNSINTLLTVGGFVIIFSVIIEILSTFGIIKAMGSLLAIILSGFNFNQHLYNTLSSGIIEMTIGAKLTSEVQAPLTQQLVIVSIILGWLGLSIHAQTKSMIADTDISLKPYLLTRIGHGLLASVFTFIFLKNKSTTVSLLFVEFNNKFFLSPWLMSLELLKICFFIILILLCISLSFNLLGRFFKLRFKL from the coding sequence TTGAATTTATCTGCCCCCAGTAGAAAAAAGATGTTTTTTATATTACTTTGCAAAATAATATTTATCCTAACCTTTATTATTGCCATGTTATTCTACCCTCAAGCTGTTTTTCAAGCAGCACTACGAGGGCTAGACGCTTGGTGGCGCATTGTCTTTCCGGCCTTACTGCCTTTCTTTGTTGTGTCTGAGATGTTAATGGCATTGGGTATAGTCCATTTTTTGGGGGTTCTCTTAGAACCAATTATGCGCCCTCTTTTTAATGTTCCAGGCTCAGGGGCTTTTGTAGTAGCAGTAGGCTATACCTCGGGGGCTCCAATAGGAGCAGCCTTAACAAGTCAGCTTAGGGAAAAAAACCTTTGTACAAAAACCGAAGCTGAAAGATTAATCAGTTTTACCAGTAATGCTTCTCCACTTTTTATGTTCAGTGCTGTCGCTGTCGGTATGTTTAATCATCCAGAATTAGGAATAGTTATCGCTGGAGCCCACTATTTAGCTAACTTAGTCATGGGAATCATCTTACGCTTTTATAATTGCAACGGGAAAGAATTAAGCACTGTACCTAGTGTACGTGGCTCAATAATAAAAAGTGCTTTTCAAGCACTAGAAAAGGCCTACCAAGCTGATGGAAGAACCATTGGTAAATTATTAGGTGATGCCATCCGTAATTCTATCAATACTCTACTAACGGTAGGCGGCTTCGTTATTATATTCTCAGTTATTATCGAAATACTCTCAACTTTTGGTATCATCAAAGCTATGGGCAGTTTGCTAGCTATTATACTTTCGGGTTTTAATTTTAACCAGCATTTATATAATACTCTTTCCAGCGGCATCATCGAAATGACAATTGGAGCTAAATTAACCAGTGAGGTACAAGCACCTTTAACTCAGCAATTAGTCATTGTAAGTATAATTTTAGGTTGGCTAGGTCTTTCTATCCACGCTCAAACCAAAAGCATGATCGCTGACACAGACATTAGTCTAAAGCCTTACTTACTAACAAGAATTGGGCATGGTTTATTAGCTTCAGTCTTTACTTTTATTTTTTTAAAAAATAAGAGTACAACTGTAAGTCTACTATTTGTAGAATTCAACAATAAATTTTTCCTATCCCCATGGCTCATGAGTTTGGAATTGTTAAAAATCTGCTTTTTTATTATTTTAATTTTATTATGTATCTCACTGAGCTTTAATCTTTTAGGTCGTTTTTTTAAGCTACGTTTTAAATTATAA
- the acpP gene encoding acyl carrier protein — MDIFEKIKGIIVDQLSVEEDEVTMETSFEELNADSLDVVELIMALEEEFNLEIPDEDAEKLTTVGSAVDYVKDRVK; from the coding sequence GTGGATATTTTTGAAAAAATTAAAGGCATCATCGTAGACCAACTTAGCGTTGAAGAAGATGAAGTAACCATGGAGACTTCTTTTGAAGAATTAAATGCAGATTCCTTAGATGTAGTTGAGTTAATTATGGCTTTAGAAGAAGAGTTTAATTTAGAAATTCCAGATGAAGATGCTGAAAAGTTAACAACGGTTGGTTCTGCAGTTGATTACGTAAAGGATAGAGTAAAATAG
- a CDS encoding patatin-like phospholipase family protein, whose protein sequence is MKKPIVGLALGSGAAKGFAHLGVIKVLVKENIPINLITGSSIGSVFGALYAVGTDLFILEKLCASLQQNQLIDFSVSKLGFIKGNRIEALLRLLTKNKRFEDLEIPLYVTAVDIERREKVVLEKGSIAEALRASISIPGVFQPKYLFDKMLVDGGVLDRVPVKLAKSKGADFIIAVDLKNGGITKEFEPVKNTIDIILKSIDLLEKSNYDDLKEANILLEPKVAHIGPADFHKAAECIALGEEEARGVIPKIKDSLGII, encoded by the coding sequence GTGAAAAAGCCAATAGTGGGGCTGGCACTAGGATCGGGTGCTGCTAAAGGATTTGCTCATTTGGGAGTAATTAAAGTTCTAGTTAAGGAAAATATACCTATTAATTTAATTACCGGGTCTAGTATTGGCAGCGTTTTTGGCGCTTTGTATGCTGTAGGGACCGATCTTTTTATTTTGGAAAAACTTTGTGCCTCATTACAGCAAAATCAGCTAATTGATTTTTCCGTTTCAAAATTAGGTTTTATCAAAGGGAATCGTATTGAAGCATTGTTGCGTTTGTTAACTAAAAATAAGCGCTTTGAAGATTTAGAAATACCTTTATATGTGACGGCTGTTGATATCGAACGCAGGGAAAAAGTTGTTTTGGAAAAAGGATCTATTGCCGAAGCACTGCGGGCAAGCATTTCCATCCCTGGAGTATTTCAGCCCAAATATCTTTTTGATAAAATGCTAGTTGACGGTGGGGTACTAGATAGAGTACCGGTTAAATTAGCCAAGAGCAAAGGTGCAGATTTTATAATTGCTGTGGACTTAAAAAATGGTGGTATTACTAAGGAATTTGAACCAGTTAAAAACACAATTGATATTATTCTAAAATCCATAGATTTGTTAGAAAAAAGCAACTATGATGATTTAAAAGAAGCTAATATTTTACTTGAACCAAAAGTAGCTCATATTGGCCCGGCAGACTTTCACAAGGCTGCCGAATGTATTGCTTTAGGCGAAGAAGAAGCTAGGGGGGTTATTCCTAAAATCAAAGATTCCTTAGGGATAATCTAA
- the plsX gene encoding phosphate acyltransferase PlsX has protein sequence MRLAIDAMGGDHAPQQIVEGAVKAAKEKPSLEIILVGQEAVLKKELQQHTTLNNISICPANEVITMEEEPALAVRSKKDASIVVATKLVKDKEADAIISAGSTGAQMASALLGLGRIKGIARPAIATVFPTLKGGKLVLDVGANSDCKPIHLVQFAHMGSIYAEKLLQISNPKVGLLNIGSEEKKGNELTQETYHLLKREQNLNFIGNIEPRYIPLGEADVIVCDGFVGNAILKFAEGLSSFLFKLIKQELTKNFTRRIGAALVKSGFKDIKNSLDYTEYGGAPLLGVNGVSIICHGSSNAYTIKNGIFAAARCVESDFVRKISEVIALEEQKG, from the coding sequence ATGCGTTTAGCAATTGATGCTATGGGTGGTGACCATGCGCCACAACAAATAGTAGAAGGAGCAGTTAAAGCTGCTAAAGAAAAGCCTAGTCTAGAAATTATTCTCGTGGGACAAGAAGCTGTTTTGAAAAAAGAATTACAGCAACATACTACTTTAAATAATATTAGTATTTGTCCAGCTAATGAAGTTATTACTATGGAAGAAGAGCCGGCTCTCGCAGTGCGAAGTAAAAAGGATGCTTCCATAGTTGTGGCTACTAAACTGGTAAAAGATAAGGAAGCAGATGCTATTATTTCTGCTGGAAGTACAGGTGCCCAGATGGCCAGCGCTCTTTTGGGTTTGGGAAGAATAAAAGGGATAGCACGGCCTGCAATAGCAACAGTATTTCCAACTTTAAAAGGCGGAAAGTTAGTTTTAGATGTTGGGGCTAATAGTGACTGTAAACCTATACATTTGGTACAATTTGCCCACATGGGTAGTATTTATGCTGAAAAACTACTTCAGATTTCAAATCCAAAAGTTGGCTTATTAAATATAGGCTCAGAGGAAAAAAAAGGAAATGAGCTAACTCAAGAAACATATCATCTGTTAAAGAGAGAACAGAATCTTAATTTTATAGGTAATATTGAACCAAGGTATATTCCTTTAGGTGAAGCAGATGTAATAGTTTGTGACGGATTTGTTGGTAATGCTATTTTAAAATTTGCAGAAGGACTAAGTAGTTTTTTATTTAAGCTAATAAAACAGGAATTAACAAAAAATTTTACAAGGAGAATTGGTGCGGCTCTTGTTAAATCTGGGTTTAAGGATATCAAGAATTCCCTAGATTATACGGAGTACGGGGGAGCTCCCTTACTCGGCGTAAATGGGGTTAGTATTATCTGCCATGGTAGTTCCAATGCTTACACCATAAAAAATGGTATTTTTGCTGCTGCTAGATGTGTAGAAAGCGACTTTGTTCGAAAGATAAGTGAAGTTATAGCATTGGAAGAGCAGAAAGGATGA
- the fapR gene encoding transcription factor FapR: MRLIRSKEERQSLLAEYINTMPFATDEELAEKFQVSIQTIRLDRLALGIPQVRERMKSVAKEVYQPLRSLQKGELVGDLIEVRLGDSGISILDVNEAMVLEKTKIARGHYLFAQANTLAIAIIDAPVVLTGSARVRFKRPVFLGERIIAKAKVKVQRSTKLLVEIQSTVDKEVVFKGQFIVSALKPKREE; this comes from the coding sequence ATGCGGCTGATTAGGAGCAAAGAAGAACGACAGTCTCTTTTAGCTGAATATATAAATACAATGCCTTTCGCTACAGATGAAGAGTTAGCCGAAAAATTTCAGGTTAGTATCCAAACTATTAGGCTAGATCGATTGGCTTTAGGGATACCTCAAGTTAGGGAAAGAATGAAATCTGTTGCTAAGGAAGTATATCAACCTTTACGGTCTTTGCAAAAGGGCGAATTAGTGGGAGATCTGATTGAAGTAAGGCTAGGCGACAGCGGAATTTCTATTCTAGATGTTAATGAAGCCATGGTTTTAGAAAAGACGAAAATAGCTAGAGGGCATTATTTATTTGCGCAAGCTAATACTTTAGCTATAGCTATCATTGATGCTCCTGTAGTGCTGACAGGCAGTGCTCGAGTTCGTTTTAAAAGACCTGTATTCTTAGGAGAAAGAATAATTGCTAAGGCTAAAGTTAAAGTTCAGCGTTCCACTAAATTATTGGTAGAAATTCAATCAACGGTGGACAAAGAAGTAGTCTTTAAAGGACAATTTATTGTATCTGCCCTGAAGCCTAAAAGGGAGGAGTAG
- the fabK gene encoding enoyl-[acyl-carrier-protein] reductase FabK, producing MLKTDLCNLLNIKYPIIQGGMAWVATGELAAAVSAAGGLGIIGAGSAPPDIVRQEISKVQAATDKPFGVNVYYLSPYVDELVNLVTEMKVPVVTTGAGNPGKHIAQFKEAGTIVLPVVSSVALAKRLARLGVDGFIAEGMECGGHVGELTTMALVPQIVDAVELPVVAAGGIADGRGLVAALALGACGVQIGTRFICATECTVHPNYKRAVLEAKDRDTVLTGLPGHEVRVLKNKLTRKFDELIANHGDISSINELGIGKLRLAAIEGDVDEGSVMAGQVAAMVKGLKPAAEIITEVVSEAQLLLQKLSDYLGGTNA from the coding sequence ATGCTAAAAACTGATCTATGTAATTTATTAAACATTAAATATCCTATTATTCAGGGAGGTATGGCCTGGGTTGCCACGGGGGAACTGGCTGCTGCAGTTTCTGCTGCTGGGGGACTAGGAATTATTGGAGCTGGGTCAGCACCTCCGGATATTGTACGACAGGAAATTTCTAAAGTACAGGCGGCTACGGATAAACCTTTTGGAGTTAATGTGTATTACTTATCTCCCTATGTAGATGAATTAGTTAATTTGGTTACGGAAATGAAAGTTCCCGTTGTTACTACTGGTGCTGGAAACCCTGGCAAACATATTGCACAGTTTAAAGAAGCCGGAACCATAGTTTTACCAGTGGTTTCTTCAGTGGCTTTAGCCAAAAGACTTGCTAGACTTGGAGTAGATGGATTTATTGCTGAGGGAATGGAATGCGGTGGCCATGTGGGAGAGTTGACTACTATGGCATTAGTTCCGCAAATTGTTGACGCAGTAGAATTACCTGTAGTTGCAGCAGGAGGCATAGCCGATGGCAGGGGGTTAGTTGCTGCTTTAGCTTTAGGAGCTTGCGGTGTTCAAATAGGTACTCGTTTTATTTGTGCTACCGAATGTACAGTACATCCAAATTATAAAAGGGCTGTATTAGAAGCTAAAGACAGAGATACGGTTTTAACAGGGTTACCTGGTCATGAAGTTCGAGTATTAAAGAACAAATTGACTAGAAAATTTGATGAATTAATTGCCAATCATGGCGATATAAGTTCAATTAATGAATTGGGTATAGGTAAATTAAGATTGGCGGCAATTGAAGGAGATGTAGATGAAGGTTCTGTTATGGCTGGCCAAGTAGCAGCTATGGTCAAGGGGTTGAAGCCGGCAGCAGAAATTATTACGGAAGTTGTCTCAGAAGCACAGTTATTACTTCAAAAACTATCAGATTATCTAGGAGGTACAAATGCCTAA
- a CDS encoding acetate kinase, which yields MKVLVINSGSSSIKYQLFDMTDEGVLAKGLVERIGIEGSMLTHTPANSDKVVIKQDIPDHSIGIKLVLDALISSRYGVIKSMDEISAVGHRIVQGGSIFPKSAYVNEKTKEGIKELFTLGPLHNPPAYTGIEACEKVLPGVPMVAVFDTSFHQTMPSKAFMYSLPYEYYEKYAIRRYGAHGTSHKYVAYRAAELAGEPIENLKIVTCHLGNGSSITAVDGGKSVDTSMGLTPLAGVTMGTRCGDIDPAIVPFIMEKEGLTPKEMDTIMNKKSGVLALSGVSSDFRDIEGSANEGNERSKLALEKFAYDVKKYIGAYSAALNGLDILVFTAGLGEDSYTMRESICKDLDFLGIKIDVDKNKVRGQEVEVTAPGSKVRVFVIPTNEEVVIARETKEIVESLK from the coding sequence GTGAAAGTATTAGTAATTAATAGCGGCAGTTCTTCCATTAAGTATCAATTATTTGATATGACAGACGAAGGTGTGTTAGCTAAAGGATTAGTAGAGAGAATTGGCATTGAAGGCTCCATGTTAACACACACTCCAGCTAACAGTGATAAAGTTGTTATTAAGCAGGACATTCCTGATCACAGTATTGGAATTAAATTAGTATTGGATGCATTAATCAGCTCAAGATACGGTGTAATCAAGAGTATGGATGAAATTTCCGCTGTAGGACACAGAATAGTTCAAGGGGGAAGCATCTTCCCTAAATCAGCTTATGTTAATGAAAAAACTAAAGAAGGCATTAAAGAATTATTTACCCTGGGGCCACTACATAACCCACCTGCTTACACAGGTATTGAAGCTTGTGAAAAGGTGCTGCCTGGTGTACCTATGGTAGCTGTTTTTGATACCTCTTTCCATCAAACTATGCCCAGCAAAGCATTTATGTATAGTTTACCTTACGAATACTATGAAAAATATGCTATTAGAAGATACGGTGCACACGGAACATCCCATAAATATGTAGCTTATCGTGCAGCAGAATTAGCTGGCGAGCCAATTGAAAATTTAAAAATTGTTACCTGTCATTTAGGTAATGGTTCTAGTATTACTGCAGTCGATGGAGGAAAATCCGTTGATACAAGTATGGGTCTAACTCCATTGGCTGGAGTTACAATGGGCACAAGATGTGGTGATATTGACCCGGCAATTGTACCTTTCATTATGGAAAAAGAAGGTTTAACACCGAAAGAAATGGATACAATTATGAATAAGAAAAGCGGTGTTTTAGCCCTTTCTGGAGTTTCAAGTGACTTCCGTGATATTGAAGGTTCAGCTAATGAAGGCAATGAGCGTTCCAAGCTTGCTTTAGAGAAATTTGCTTATGATGTTAAAAAATACATTGGAGCATATAGTGCAGCTTTAAATGGCTTGGATATTTTAGTATTTACTGCAGGTTTGGGCGAAGATTCTTACACCATGAGAGAATCTATTTGCAAGGATTTAGATTTCTTAGGAATTAAAATTGATGTAGATAAGAATAAAGTACGAGGCCAGGAAGTAGAGGTTACTGCACCTGGATCCAAAGTTCGTGTTTTTGTAATTCCTACAAATGAAGAAGTAGTTATTGCTAGAGAAACAAAGGAAATCGTTGAAAGCTTAAAGTAA
- a CDS encoding ATPase has protein sequence MDVFETLDALEELIDSSHKIPLTNKIMVNVDDILDFLDQIRSVLPEEIRQSRWVTKEREKILAEAHQEAKIAIEEAKSHIGKLAEDTEVVRLAKVRAEEIINKAKAISQDIRSGAELYADELLSKLEANLEKSLEVVRQGRLELNHNKQPMAE, from the coding sequence ATGGATGTTTTTGAGACCCTAGATGCATTGGAAGAGTTGATTGACAGTAGTCACAAGATTCCTTTGACAAATAAGATTATGGTTAATGTAGATGATATTTTGGATTTCTTAGATCAAATTCGCTCTGTATTACCTGAAGAAATTAGGCAATCTCGCTGGGTAACGAAAGAACGTGAAAAAATTTTAGCTGAAGCTCATCAGGAAGCCAAAATAGCTATTGAAGAAGCCAAGTCGCATATTGGTAAATTAGCTGAAGATACAGAGGTAGTTCGTCTGGCTAAGGTAAGGGCTGAGGAAATTATTAATAAAGCTAAAGCCATTAGCCAGGATATTCGTTCGGGTGCTGAGTTATACGCTGATGAACTTTTAAGCAAATTGGAAGCAAACTTAGAGAAATCCTTAGAAGTTGTGCGCCAAGGGCGTCTAGAACTAAATCACAATAAACAGCCTATGGCAGAATAA
- the fabD gene encoding ACP S-malonyltransferase, with protein sequence MPKIAFLFPGQGSQYIGMCQDLEKNYKIVKQVFETANETLGQDLKRLCFEGPEEDLKKTVNTQPALVTASVACLQVLKAEGISPQFVAGHSLGEYSALVAAGCISFADTVNLVRCRGELMENAFPQGQGGMAAIIGLKAQDVEEVCRNASAYGLVQPANYNAPGQTVISGEKEAIKQALILAQTAGAKKTVELAVSGPFHSELMGGAAVKFAEVLKKVTIKDPQIPIVANTNAQLLSGSEEILTALVKQLSAPVRWVETIEKLHSCGVDTFVEVGAGKVLSGLVKKIVSGVTITNVQDMDSLQKTLSLLKGA encoded by the coding sequence ATGCCTAAAATTGCTTTTTTATTTCCTGGGCAAGGCTCTCAGTATATAGGTATGTGCCAGGACTTAGAAAAAAATTATAAAATAGTTAAACAGGTTTTTGAAACTGCTAATGAAACTTTAGGGCAGGACCTTAAAAGGCTTTGCTTTGAGGGCCCTGAAGAAGATTTAAAAAAGACAGTCAATACTCAGCCTGCCCTTGTAACTGCCAGTGTGGCTTGTTTGCAAGTATTAAAAGCAGAAGGAATAAGTCCGCAGTTTGTTGCAGGTCACAGCTTAGGAGAATACTCTGCTTTAGTAGCAGCAGGCTGTATTAGCTTTGCAGATACAGTGAATTTAGTACGCTGCCGTGGTGAATTAATGGAAAATGCTTTTCCGCAAGGGCAAGGCGGAATGGCGGCAATTATAGGTTTAAAGGCACAAGATGTTGAAGAAGTTTGCCGAAATGCTTCAGCTTATGGCCTAGTTCAACCTGCAAATTATAATGCACCGGGACAGACTGTAATCTCTGGAGAAAAAGAGGCTATTAAACAAGCCTTGATTTTGGCCCAAACTGCTGGAGCTAAAAAAACTGTTGAATTAGCAGTTAGCGGTCCTTTCCATTCAGAATTAATGGGTGGGGCAGCAGTAAAATTTGCTGAAGTACTTAAAAAAGTAACAATTAAAGATCCACAAATTCCAATTGTAGCTAATACCAATGCGCAGTTATTATCTGGGTCTGAGGAAATTTTAACTGCTTTAGTAAAACAACTGTCAGCTCCAGTACGCTGGGTTGAAACTATTGAAAAGTTACATAGTTGTGGAGTAGACACTTTTGTTGAGGTTGGCGCTGGAAAAGTTTTGTCGGGTTTGGTCAAAAAAATTGTCAGCGGAGTTACAATAACCAATGTCCAGGATATGGATAGCTTGCAAAAAACATTAAGTCTACTGAAAGGAGCGTAA
- the rsmD gene encoding 16S rRNA (guanine(966)-N(2))-methyltransferase RsmD — MRIISGKAKGHPIVAPKGFDTRPTTDRVREAIFNIIQMHISGAEVLDLFAGTGALGIEALSRGAKKAFFVEKSLPALKCIEKNLLTTKLKDFAYILNSDAFFYLTNCKEKFDLIFLDPPYGHNLVERALEIISQRSILNSKAIIIAETSKSDNLPVSLKNIECYRQVRYGDTMIWFYYLAKGEEE; from the coding sequence GTGCGAATTATTTCAGGAAAAGCCAAAGGGCATCCAATAGTAGCTCCAAAGGGATTTGATACAAGACCAACTACGGATAGAGTTAGGGAAGCAATCTTTAATATAATCCAAATGCACATTTCAGGTGCTGAGGTTCTAGACTTGTTTGCTGGGACAGGGGCCTTGGGTATTGAGGCTTTAAGCAGAGGAGCTAAAAAAGCGTTTTTTGTTGAGAAATCTTTACCCGCACTAAAATGTATTGAAAAAAACCTTTTAACAACTAAACTAAAAGATTTTGCCTATATATTAAATAGTGACGCTTTTTTTTACTTAACTAATTGCAAAGAAAAATTTGACTTAATATTCCTTGATCCTCCATATGGGCATAATTTAGTTGAACGTGCCTTGGAAATAATTTCCCAGAGATCTATTTTAAACAGCAAAGCTATAATAATAGCTGAAACTTCCAAAAGTGATAATTTGCCGGTTTCCCTAAAAAATATTGAATGTTATCGTCAAGTACGCTATGGTGATACTATGATTTGGTTTTATTATTTGGCTAAGGGTGAGGAGGAGTAA
- a CDS encoding beta-ketoacyl-ACP synthase III yields MESIQGITIIGTGSSVPEKVLTNDELAQKVETNDEWIRTRTGICERRIADQYTATSDLCVSAAQKAIADAAISPEEIDLIIVATITPDRIFPSTACFVQERIGAKKASAFDLSAACSGFIYALSVASQFIATSFYKTVLVIGAETLSKIVDWEDRSTCILFGDGAGAAVLRSNPMGKGILSFYLGSDGSGAEHLFIPAGGSLKPASIETVTNREHYIRMNGNEVFKFAVKIMSEASLKVLEKCGKTKDDLDFLIPHQANIRIIEAARKRLNLPPEKVYVNLDRYGNISAGSIPVALDEAVKEGKINKGDLVLLVAFGAGLTWGACVLEWNK; encoded by the coding sequence ATGGAAAGTATCCAAGGAATAACTATCATCGGAACTGGTTCATCTGTTCCTGAAAAGGTATTGACAAACGATGAATTAGCACAGAAAGTAGAAACCAACGACGAATGGATTAGAACCCGTACAGGGATTTGTGAACGAAGAATTGCCGACCAATATACAGCTACCTCAGATTTATGTGTATCTGCAGCCCAAAAAGCAATTGCCGATGCGGCAATTAGTCCTGAGGAAATAGATTTAATCATTGTAGCTACTATTACTCCTGATAGAATTTTTCCCTCTACAGCATGCTTTGTACAAGAAAGAATTGGCGCTAAAAAGGCTAGTGCCTTTGATCTTTCTGCTGCTTGCAGCGGCTTTATTTATGCATTATCTGTTGCCAGTCAATTTATTGCAACTAGCTTTTATAAGACAGTCTTAGTTATCGGCGCGGAAACCCTTAGCAAAATCGTAGATTGGGAAGATCGTTCAACTTGTATACTTTTTGGTGATGGAGCAGGTGCCGCTGTTTTAAGAAGCAATCCAATGGGCAAAGGTATTCTTTCGTTTTACTTGGGATCAGACGGATCAGGAGCTGAGCATTTGTTTATTCCAGCTGGCGGTTCACTAAAACCAGCAAGTATAGAAACTGTTACCAATAGAGAGCACTATATTAGAATGAATGGCAATGAAGTATTTAAGTTTGCTGTAAAAATAATGAGTGAAGCATCCTTAAAAGTACTTGAAAAATGTGGGAAGACAAAAGATGATTTAGACTTCTTAATTCCACACCAGGCCAATATTAGAATAATCGAAGCAGCAAGAAAAAGGCTGAATTTACCACCGGAAAAAGTATATGTTAATTTAGACCGCTACGGTAATATTTCCGCTGGGTCTATACCTGTAGCATTAGACGAAGCTGTTAAAGAAGGAAAGATTAATAAGGGTGACTTAGTTTTATTAGTTGCGTTTGGGGCAGGGCTAACCTGGGGAGCCTGTGTTCTGGAATGGAACAAATAG
- a CDS encoding DUF177 domain-containing protein, with the protein MIIDLAKLRAQPEGSKEFRMEKEFEPISWADEVLTFLAPVQVDFVATYNNKVLHVEGQVQAKLNFTCSRCLQPFIKEFNTKIAAEFRPKVRREEEVDAENVYYYSGDLVDLTDAILENILLELPMKAICTENCLGLCMKCGKNLNEGPCTCSTQEIDPRLQELQKFFSQERS; encoded by the coding sequence ATGATTATTGATTTAGCTAAGCTTCGTGCTCAGCCTGAGGGTAGTAAAGAGTTTAGAATGGAAAAAGAATTTGAGCCTATATCCTGGGCTGATGAAGTATTGACTTTTCTTGCTCCGGTTCAAGTAGACTTTGTAGCCACTTATAATAATAAAGTGCTACATGTAGAGGGACAAGTTCAGGCTAAATTGAATTTTACTTGTTCTCGTTGTTTACAGCCTTTTATTAAGGAATTTAATACTAAAATAGCAGCAGAGTTTCGACCTAAGGTAAGACGGGAAGAGGAAGTAGATGCGGAAAATGTGTATTATTATTCCGGAGACCTGGTGGACTTAACAGATGCTATTTTGGAGAATATTTTGCTAGAGTTGCCTATGAAGGCAATATGCACTGAAAACTGCTTGGGTTTATGTATGAAATGTGGGAAAAACTTAAATGAGGGTCCATGTACATGTTCAACCCAAGAAATAGACCCCCGGTTACAAGAATTACAAAAGTTCTTTAGTCAGGAAAGGAGTTGA
- the rpmF gene encoding 50S ribosomal protein L32 codes for MGVPKRRHSKARKNMRRSIWAQMEAPGLTVCPQCHEFKQPHRVCPSCGYYKNRTVVESAAE; via the coding sequence ATGGGTGTACCAAAAAGGAGACATTCTAAAGCAAGAAAAAATATGCGCCGTTCAATTTGGGCTCAAATGGAAGCACCTGGATTAACTGTTTGTCCTCAATGCCATGAATTTAAACAGCCTCACCGTGTTTGTCCGTCATGTGGTTATTATAAAAATAGAACCGTTGTTGAGTCGGCTGCAGAGTAA
- the fabG gene encoding 3-oxoacyl-[acyl-carrier-protein] reductase, whose protein sequence is MLQDMVAIVTGGSRGIGREICLTLAEAGADIVINFIDDEDEAKDLVREINELGRKAVLVEGSVAEAATAQTLVETAIENFGRVDILVNNAGITRDNLMLRLKEEDWDAVLNTNLKGIYLCSKAVLKTMMKQHFGRIINIASVVGLTGNAGQANYAAAKAGVIGLTKSLAREVASRQVLVNAVAPGYIETKMTENLPQAIKDDLMQRIPLNRLGKPKDVANVVAFLASPAASYITGQTIVVDGGMVMQ, encoded by the coding sequence ATGCTGCAAGATATGGTGGCTATTGTGACAGGAGGATCCCGTGGTATTGGAAGGGAAATATGCTTAACATTAGCCGAAGCAGGAGCGGACATTGTAATTAACTTTATAGATGATGAAGACGAGGCTAAGGATCTAGTTAGAGAAATCAATGAACTTGGGCGTAAAGCTGTTTTAGTAGAAGGCAGTGTTGCTGAAGCTGCAACAGCTCAAACATTAGTTGAAACTGCTATTGAAAATTTTGGTAGAGTAGATATACTAGTAAATAATGCTGGTATTACAAGGGATAATTTAATGTTAAGGTTAAAAGAAGAGGATTGGGATGCGGTATTAAACACTAATCTAAAAGGAATTTATCTTTGTTCGAAGGCTGTCTTAAAAACGATGATGAAACAACATTTTGGGCGTATTATAAATATTGCTTCCGTTGTTGGTCTAACTGGCAATGCTGGGCAAGCAAACTACGCTGCTGCTAAAGCAGGTGTTATAGGTTTAACAAAGTCACTTGCCAGAGAAGTAGCTAGCAGGCAGGTACTTGTTAATGCTGTAGCACCCGGCTATATTGAAACTAAGATGACAGAAAATTTGCCGCAGGCAATAAAAGATGATCTTATGCAAAGAATCCCATTGAATAGGTTAGGAAAACCAAAGGATGTGGCCAATGTGGTTGCCTTTTTGGCTTCACCGGCTGCCAGTTATATAACTGGACAAACAATAGTAGTTGACGGTGGCATGGTTATGCAGTAA